The proteins below are encoded in one region of Nilaparvata lugens isolate BPH chromosome X, ASM1435652v1, whole genome shotgun sequence:
- the LOC111050165 gene encoding uncharacterized protein LOC111050165 has protein sequence MLIRMPVVFLQRIGGGNVEDAVRRALVRLVTNEVATNFSWEGRKGKRALNSLLIIKTLEKVVAASHTDFTSKLFEIRVKEWFRQSGTRIYNLKKSTKNNTFH, from the exons ATGCTCATTAGAATGCCT GTGGTTTTCTTACAAAGGATAGGGGGAGGGAATGTGGAGGACGCGGTTCGGAGAGCACTAGTCCGACTGGTTACTAATGAAGTGGCCACAAACTTCAGCTGGGAAGGCAGGAAAGGGAAGAGGGCCTTAAACAGCCTTCTGATTATTAAAACCCTGGAGA AAGTTGTTGCTGCGTCGCATACAGACTTTACCAGCAAGCTGTTTGAAATACGGGTGAAGGAGTGGTTCCGGCAGTCTGGAACCagaatttataatctaaaaaaatctacaaaaaataatacctttcactga